Proteins from a genomic interval of Dendropsophus ebraccatus isolate aDenEbr1 chromosome 6, aDenEbr1.pat, whole genome shotgun sequence:
- the LOC138795100 gene encoding C-C motif chemokine 19-like, producing MFTTRVLLCLALLATCTLCSASTGKFSSCCTKVSAGKPKPGTIIENFLIQKADLPCVNAIMFITNEGRIMCSTPSARWVKEKMQEIREKNEKETNE from the exons ATGTTCACCACAAGAGTATTGCTGTGCTTAGCCCTGCTGGCCACATGTACACTGTGCTCGGCCTCCACCG GCAAGTTTAGCAGCTGCTGCACCAAGGTCTCTGCGGGCAAACCCAAGCCTGGCACCATCATTGAAAATTTCCTCATCCAAAAAGCAGATCTTCCATGTGTTAATGCCATCAT GTTTATCACCAATGAAGGGAGAATCATGTGCTCCACTCCTAGTGCTCGCTGGGTCAAAGAGAAGATGCAGGAAATCAG GGAAAAGAATGAAAAAGAAACCAATGAATGA
- the LOC138795101 gene encoding C-C motif chemokine 19-like has protein sequence MFSTRVLLCFALLAICTLCSASTGKFSTCCTQVSSGKPRPGTVIENFMIQKEDLPCVHAVMFITNDGNIMCSTPSVRWVKLKVQELRKKNEQENNEEERTTKSM, from the exons ATGTTCTCCACAAGAGTATTGCTGTGCTTTGCCCTCCTGGCCATATGTACACTGTGCTCGGCCTCCACTG GCAAGTTTAGCACCTGCTGTACCCAGGTCTCTTCAGGCAAACCCAGGCCTGGCACCGTCATTGAAAATTTCATGATCCAAAAAGAAGATCTTCCATGTGTTCATGCTGTCAT GTTCATCACCAATGATGGAAACATTATGTGCTCCACTCCTAGCGTCCGCTGGGTTAAACTGAAGGTGCAAGAACTCAG gaAAAAGAATGAACAAGAAAACAACGAAGAAGAAAGGACGACTAAAAGCATGTGA